One region of Cinclus cinclus chromosome 1, bCinCin1.1, whole genome shotgun sequence genomic DNA includes:
- the SGK3 gene encoding serine/threonine-protein kinase Sgk3 isoform X2, protein MDLKESCPSVSIPSSDEHREKKKRFTVYKVLVSVGRNEWFVFRRYAEFDKLYNTLKKQFPTMNLKIPAKRIFGDNFDPDFIKQRRAGLNEFIQNLVRQPELCNHPDVRAFLQMDNPKHQSDPSEDEDERSSRKLNSTSQNINLGPSGNPHAKPTDFDFLKVIGKGSFGKVLLAKRKLDGKYYAVKVLQKKIVLNRKEQKHIMAERNVLLKNVKHPFLVGLHYSFQTTEKLYFVLDFVNGGELFFHLQRERSFPEHRARFYAAEIASALGYLHSINIVYRDLKPENILLDSLGHVVLTDFGLCKEGIATSDTTATFCGTPEPPFYCRDVAEMYDNILHKPLVLRPGISLTAWSILEELLEKDRQSRLGAREDFLEIQKHPFFESLSWTDLLQKKIPPPFNPNVVGPDDIGNFDAVFTEEMVPYSVCVSSDYNIVNASVLEADDAFVGFSYAPPSEDGFS, encoded by the exons GTTTACAAAGTGTTGGTCTCTGTTGGCAGAAATGAGTGGTTTGTCTTCCGACGGTATGCAGAGTTTGATAAACTCTACAATACG CTAAAAAAGCAGTTTCCCACCATGAACCTGAAGATTCCAGCTAAAAGAATATTTGGAGATAATTTTGATCCGG attttattaaacagagaagagcaggacTGAATGAATTCATTCAAAATTTAGTTAGACAGCCAGAGCTATGCAACCA CCCAGATGTCAGAGCATTTCTTCAGATGGATAACCCAAAACACCAGTCGGATCCAtctgaagatgaagatgaaagGAGCAGTCGGAAG TTAAACTCTACCTCACAGAATATCAACCTGGGACCATCTGGAAATCCTCA TGCTAAACCAACAGACTTTGATTTCCTCAAAGTTATTGGGAAAGGCAGCTTTGGCAAG GTTCTTCTTGCAAAACGAAAACTGGATGGGAAATACTATGCTGTCAAAgtgttgcagaaaaaaattgttctcaATAGGAAAGAG CAAAAACATATTATGGCTGAGCGTAATGtgcttttgaaaaatgtgaaacatCCATTTTTGGTTGGATTACATTACTCATtccaaacaacagaaaagcttTACTTTGTCCTGGATTTTGTTAATGGAGGAGAG CTGTTCTTTCACTTACAAAGAGAACGTTCCTTTCCTGAGCACAGAGCCAGATTTTATGCTGCTGAAATAGCCAGTGCACTGGGCTACTTACACTCCATAAATATAGTGTACAG ggatttaaaaccagaaaacattCTTCTAGATTCACTA GGTCATGTTGTCTTGACAGACTTTGGACTTTGTAAAGAAGGGATTGCAACTTCTGATACTACTGCAACTTTCTGTGGGACGCCAGAA CCTCCTTTTTACTGCCGTGATGTTGCAGAGATGTACGATAACATTCTTCATAAACCCCTGGTTTTGCGCCCAGGAATCAGTCTTACAGCCTGGTCTATTCTGGAAGAACTTTTGGAGAAAGATCGGCAAAGCAGACTTGGAGCAAGAGAAGACTTT CTTGAAATTCAAAAGCACCCGTTCTTCGAATCTCTCAGCTGGACTGATCTTCTTCAGAAGAAGATTCCACCACCATTTAATCCTAATGTG gttggaccagatgataTTGGGAATTTTGATGCAGTGTTCACAGAAGAAATGGTCCCATACTCAGTTTGTGTTTCTTCTGACTACAACATTGTTAATGCCAGTGTCCTAGAGGCAGATGATGCATTTGTTGGATTTTCTTATGCACCACCTTCTGAAGATGGGTTTTCCTAG
- the MCMDC2 gene encoding minichromosome maintenance domain-containing protein 2: MDPEIQKMREVVLVYLDRSGGLQKFVHDCKKYNDSKQSYAVYRFIISINPSDIAELDATLGNYILHNPLQAAQIFQSVCFIAIKTLSLIEQLQTEAQISILLKPTHVPPLPSYVLSLSTYPFNYTSQRFYMSEGIVIAMGTVTKYTQGARFLCTEETCPFSEGFRCIRVHCPGATESATVRTDFVCSLCSSPLQEDMKFRVLGDKQIVEMIDAKILNALKGYSIDKSHFRIQAFTLFLRDELANKMTIGNHYRIIGIPACVQNGLQATACIEVNSVQLYKPNGPSSVSDNFKYLLSLTSSSCWRFTAILANIFASQVVPPGTYNTLKLAVLLSLVQTSEKENADYLDLLIMTSDTLVIDRLLNYSLCLLPRGIRHPPSSEIFPSVSKDKHGTGSASIQACSAVLAKGGVCYIGDLSSYKKDKLELLQSVLESRTTTVFIPGKKYGEEADQQVTVSVQTNFWSFVDVDSSSKKHIQKENFLIGQMDVSLIPANLVDGFGLLIYTEFPSCRLSSPVVHHILKKAINPEAMLHKVSQQFRTQDYEEFILFARNLHVVLSSEAESLIQGYYLASRRVRRDSIHGSTLSASALKILISLAKAHAKLSLRQTVLEEDAVIAILLLESSLTLKHGTSALCVAPNPLFPFELSDENSLQQRDIYLMQCHHQLLKFIAAYSPGIHINTHEE, translated from the exons ATGGatcctgaaatacagaaaatgaggGAAGTTGTCCTTGTCTACCTTGACAGAAGTGGTGGCCTTCAGAAATTTGTGCATGATTGCAAAAAATATAATG ACTCAAAACAAAGTTATGCTGTTTATCGTTTCATTATTTCAATTAATCCTTCTGACATTGCTGAATTGGATGCAACTCTTGGAAACTATATTCTTCATAATCCCCTACAAGCTGCACAGATTTTTCAGTCA GTATGCTTCATAGCTATTAAGACATTATCATTAATTGAACAATTGCAGACAGAAGCCCAG ATCAGTATACTGCTGAAACCAACACACGTGCCACCTTTACCAAGTTATGTCCTGAGTCTTTCTACATATCCCTTTAATTACACATCTCAAAGATTTTACATGTCTGAAGGGATAGTGATTGCAATGGGAACTGTAACAAAATACACACAAGGAGCAAGATTTCTTTGTACTGAGGAAACTTGTCCATTCTCTGAAG gGTTTAGGTGCATCAGAGTGCATTGTCCTGGAGCTACAGAGTCTGCTACAGTGAGGACTGATTTTGTGTGTAGCTTGTGTTCTTCACCACTGCAGGAAGATATGAAATTTAGAGTACTTGGTG ATAAACAAATAGTTGAAATGATTGATGCTAAAATACTGAATGCTTTGAAAGGATATTCCATTGATAAATCACATTTTAGGATTCAGGCATTTACATTGTTCTTGAGAG ATGAACTGGCCAATAAAATGACAATAGGAAACCACTACAGGATTATAGGAATTCCAGCTTGCGTACAGAATGGCCTACAAGCAACTGCATGTATAGAAGTCAATAGTGTACAGCTCTATAAACCAAATG GTCCTTCTTCTGTCAGTGACAATTTTAAGTATCTGCTCTCACTGACTTCAAGTTCATGCTGGAGATTTACTGCCATCCTGGCCAACATCTTTGCTTCTCAAGTTGTTCCACCAGGAACTTACAATACTCTTAAACTTGCAGTATTGCTGAGTCTAGTACAGacatctgaaaaagaaaatgcagattaTCTGGATCTCTTGATTATGACAAGTGACACACTAGTAATTGACag GCTTCTGAATTACAGTTTATGTCTTCTGCCCCGTGGCATACGACACCCACCTTCCAGTgagatttttccttctgtgtccaAAGATAAACACGGAACTGGAAGTGCCAGCATTCAAGCCTGCAGCGCTGTGCTGGCCAAGGGTGGCGTCTGTTACATAGGAGACTTAAGTTCATATAAAAAGGATAAACTTGAACTTCTCCAGTCTG TGCTAGAGAGCAGAACAACAACAGTATTTATTCCTGGGAAGAAGTatggagaagaggctgaccaACAAGTTACTGTTTCAGTTCAGACCAACTTTTGGTCCTTTGTAGATGTGGACTCTTCATCAAAGAAACATATACAAAAGGAGAACTTTCTAATTGGACAGATG GATGTGAGTTTGATTCCAGCTAACCTTGTAGATGGATTTGGACTCTTGATCTACACTGAGTTTCCTTCCTGTCGCCTGTCTTCTCCTGTTGTACATCATATCTTGAAAAAAGCCATTAATCCTGAAGCCATGCTGCACAAAGTCTCACAGCAGTTCAGAACACAGGATTATGAGGAG tttattttgtttgctagGAATCTTCATGTTGTACTGAGTTCAGAAGCAGAAAGTCTCATTCAGGGCTATTATCTTGCAAGTCGCAGGGTAAGAAGAGATTCCATTCATGGATCGACATTATCAGCTTCTGCACTAAAAATTCT GATTTCACTGGCTAAGGCTCATGCCAAGCTCAGTTTAAGACAGACAGTACTTGAGGAAGATGCAGTGATTGCCATCTTGTTACTCGAGTCATCGCTGACCTTAAAACATG GCACATCTGCATTATGTGTAGCACCAAATCCTCTATTTCCATTTGAACTCAGTGATGAAAACTCCCTGCAACAGAGAGATATTTACCTCATGCAGTGTCACCATCAACTGCTGAAGTTTATTGCTGCCTACAGCCCAGGAATTCACATTAACACTCATGAAGAGTAA
- the TCF24 gene encoding transcription factor 24, whose protein sequence is MDCGHLASSEEIPSPGAEADSLLPCPAGSNSCVSLAGGPRAGSAPGRPAAANAARERSRVQTLRHAFLELQKTLPSVPPDTKLSKLDVLLLATTYIAHLTRSLQDEEESPGEGLGTLRGDGYLHPVKKWPMRSRLYIGATGQFLTHSAQGDSANHGESSTSSHI, encoded by the exons ATGGACTGTGGGCACTTAGCGAGCAGCGAGGAGATCCCCAGCCCGGGCGCGGAGGCCGATTCCCTGCTGCCTTGCCCTGCCGGCAGCAATTCCTGCGTGTCCTTGGCGGGCGGGCCGCGGGCCGGGAGCGCTCcgggccgccccgccgccgccaaCGCCGCCCGGGAGCGCAGCCGGGTGCAGACCCTGCGCCACGCCTTCCTCGAGCTGCAGAAAACTCTGCCCTCCGTGCCCCCCGACACCAAGCTCTCCAAGCTGGATGTGCTCCTCCTGGCCACCACCTACATCGCGCACCTCACCCGCAGCCTTCAGGATGAGGAGGAGTCACCGGGAGAGGGCTTGGGTACGCTCCGCGGGGATGGATATCTCCACCCGGTCAAG AAGTGGCCCATGCGTTCCAGGTTGTACATTGGAGCCACGGGACAGTTTCTGACTCACTCAGCACAAGGAGACAGCGCAAACCATGGGGAATCATCAACATCTTCACACATCTAA
- the SGK3 gene encoding serine/threonine-protein kinase Sgk3 isoform X1, with protein sequence MDLKESCPSVSIPSSDEHREKKKRFTVYKVLVSVGRNEWFVFRRYAEFDKLYNTLKKQFPTMNLKIPAKRIFGDNFDPDFIKQRRAGLNEFIQNLVRQPELCNHPDVRAFLQMDNPKHQSDPSEDEDERSSRKLNSTSQNINLGPSGNPHAKPTDFDFLKVIGKGSFGKVLLAKRKLDGKYYAVKVLQKKIVLNRKEQKHIMAERNVLLKNVKHPFLVGLHYSFQTTEKLYFVLDFVNGGELFFHLQRERSFPEHRARFYAAEIASALGYLHSINIVYRDLKPENILLDSLGHVVLTDFGLCKEGIATSDTTATFCGTPEYLAPEVIKKQPYDNTVDWWCLGAVLYEMLYGLPPFYCRDVAEMYDNILHKPLVLRPGISLTAWSILEELLEKDRQSRLGAREDFLEIQKHPFFESLSWTDLLQKKIPPPFNPNVVGPDDIGNFDAVFTEEMVPYSVCVSSDYNIVNASVLEADDAFVGFSYAPPSEDGFS encoded by the exons GTTTACAAAGTGTTGGTCTCTGTTGGCAGAAATGAGTGGTTTGTCTTCCGACGGTATGCAGAGTTTGATAAACTCTACAATACG CTAAAAAAGCAGTTTCCCACCATGAACCTGAAGATTCCAGCTAAAAGAATATTTGGAGATAATTTTGATCCGG attttattaaacagagaagagcaggacTGAATGAATTCATTCAAAATTTAGTTAGACAGCCAGAGCTATGCAACCA CCCAGATGTCAGAGCATTTCTTCAGATGGATAACCCAAAACACCAGTCGGATCCAtctgaagatgaagatgaaagGAGCAGTCGGAAG TTAAACTCTACCTCACAGAATATCAACCTGGGACCATCTGGAAATCCTCA TGCTAAACCAACAGACTTTGATTTCCTCAAAGTTATTGGGAAAGGCAGCTTTGGCAAG GTTCTTCTTGCAAAACGAAAACTGGATGGGAAATACTATGCTGTCAAAgtgttgcagaaaaaaattgttctcaATAGGAAAGAG CAAAAACATATTATGGCTGAGCGTAATGtgcttttgaaaaatgtgaaacatCCATTTTTGGTTGGATTACATTACTCATtccaaacaacagaaaagcttTACTTTGTCCTGGATTTTGTTAATGGAGGAGAG CTGTTCTTTCACTTACAAAGAGAACGTTCCTTTCCTGAGCACAGAGCCAGATTTTATGCTGCTGAAATAGCCAGTGCACTGGGCTACTTACACTCCATAAATATAGTGTACAG ggatttaaaaccagaaaacattCTTCTAGATTCACTA GGTCATGTTGTCTTGACAGACTTTGGACTTTGTAAAGAAGGGATTGCAACTTCTGATACTACTGCAACTTTCTGTGGGACGCCAGAA tATCTTGCACCAGAAGTCATTAAAAAGCAGCCCTATGACAACACAGTAGACTGGTGGTGCCTTGGTGCAGTTCTTTATGAAATGCTTTATGGGCTG CCTCCTTTTTACTGCCGTGATGTTGCAGAGATGTACGATAACATTCTTCATAAACCCCTGGTTTTGCGCCCAGGAATCAGTCTTACAGCCTGGTCTATTCTGGAAGAACTTTTGGAGAAAGATCGGCAAAGCAGACTTGGAGCAAGAGAAGACTTT CTTGAAATTCAAAAGCACCCGTTCTTCGAATCTCTCAGCTGGACTGATCTTCTTCAGAAGAAGATTCCACCACCATTTAATCCTAATGTG gttggaccagatgataTTGGGAATTTTGATGCAGTGTTCACAGAAGAAATGGTCCCATACTCAGTTTGTGTTTCTTCTGACTACAACATTGTTAATGCCAGTGTCCTAGAGGCAGATGATGCATTTGTTGGATTTTCTTATGCACCACCTTCTGAAGATGGGTTTTCCTAG
- the SGK3 gene encoding serine/threonine-protein kinase Sgk3 isoform X3, with amino-acid sequence MDNPKHQSDPSEDEDERSSRKLNSTSQNINLGPSGNPHAKPTDFDFLKVIGKGSFGKVLLAKRKLDGKYYAVKVLQKKIVLNRKEQKHIMAERNVLLKNVKHPFLVGLHYSFQTTEKLYFVLDFVNGGELFFHLQRERSFPEHRARFYAAEIASALGYLHSINIVYRDLKPENILLDSLGHVVLTDFGLCKEGIATSDTTATFCGTPEYLAPEVIKKQPYDNTVDWWCLGAVLYEMLYGLPPFYCRDVAEMYDNILHKPLVLRPGISLTAWSILEELLEKDRQSRLGAREDFLEIQKHPFFESLSWTDLLQKKIPPPFNPNVVGPDDIGNFDAVFTEEMVPYSVCVSSDYNIVNASVLEADDAFVGFSYAPPSEDGFS; translated from the exons ATGGATAACCCAAAACACCAGTCGGATCCAtctgaagatgaagatgaaagGAGCAGTCGGAAG TTAAACTCTACCTCACAGAATATCAACCTGGGACCATCTGGAAATCCTCA TGCTAAACCAACAGACTTTGATTTCCTCAAAGTTATTGGGAAAGGCAGCTTTGGCAAG GTTCTTCTTGCAAAACGAAAACTGGATGGGAAATACTATGCTGTCAAAgtgttgcagaaaaaaattgttctcaATAGGAAAGAG CAAAAACATATTATGGCTGAGCGTAATGtgcttttgaaaaatgtgaaacatCCATTTTTGGTTGGATTACATTACTCATtccaaacaacagaaaagcttTACTTTGTCCTGGATTTTGTTAATGGAGGAGAG CTGTTCTTTCACTTACAAAGAGAACGTTCCTTTCCTGAGCACAGAGCCAGATTTTATGCTGCTGAAATAGCCAGTGCACTGGGCTACTTACACTCCATAAATATAGTGTACAG ggatttaaaaccagaaaacattCTTCTAGATTCACTA GGTCATGTTGTCTTGACAGACTTTGGACTTTGTAAAGAAGGGATTGCAACTTCTGATACTACTGCAACTTTCTGTGGGACGCCAGAA tATCTTGCACCAGAAGTCATTAAAAAGCAGCCCTATGACAACACAGTAGACTGGTGGTGCCTTGGTGCAGTTCTTTATGAAATGCTTTATGGGCTG CCTCCTTTTTACTGCCGTGATGTTGCAGAGATGTACGATAACATTCTTCATAAACCCCTGGTTTTGCGCCCAGGAATCAGTCTTACAGCCTGGTCTATTCTGGAAGAACTTTTGGAGAAAGATCGGCAAAGCAGACTTGGAGCAAGAGAAGACTTT CTTGAAATTCAAAAGCACCCGTTCTTCGAATCTCTCAGCTGGACTGATCTTCTTCAGAAGAAGATTCCACCACCATTTAATCCTAATGTG gttggaccagatgataTTGGGAATTTTGATGCAGTGTTCACAGAAGAAATGGTCCCATACTCAGTTTGTGTTTCTTCTGACTACAACATTGTTAATGCCAGTGTCCTAGAGGCAGATGATGCATTTGTTGGATTTTCTTATGCACCACCTTCTGAAGATGGGTTTTCCTAG